A stretch of Schaalia odontolytica DNA encodes these proteins:
- a CDS encoding cation diffusion facilitator family transporter: MSDNRPSPSPSAGSARESAPASSHVDEAVAHSHDHAHSPSGERGGHSHDHSHAGASTKRLGWALAVTGAVVVAELVGAFWSGSLSLAADAGHMVVDASGLVIALIAARLMRRPRDEKHTWGWARSEVLAAALQAGMLLVICVMVAWEGAWRLASPPEVEAGPMLLVGVIGLVANIVSLAILAGGREANLNMRAAFLEVANDALGSLAVIVAAGAEWAFGWTRADAIASLLIALLMAPRALTLLRRSVAILMEQTPASVDVTELRAHMMGVEGVLDVHDLHVAAVSSHLVTVTAHVTVTHEADGPSRDRIVHELGECACHHFPIAHSTFQLECPEHASHEHIEH, encoded by the coding sequence ATCACGCGCACTCCCCGAGCGGCGAGCGTGGAGGCCACTCGCACGATCATTCCCACGCGGGGGCCTCGACCAAGCGCCTGGGGTGGGCGCTCGCGGTCACGGGTGCCGTCGTTGTCGCCGAGCTGGTCGGCGCCTTCTGGTCCGGATCCCTGTCGCTGGCGGCGGACGCGGGGCACATGGTCGTGGACGCCTCCGGCCTCGTTATCGCGCTGATCGCCGCACGCCTCATGCGCCGCCCGCGCGACGAGAAGCACACGTGGGGGTGGGCGCGCTCCGAGGTCTTGGCCGCCGCCCTGCAGGCCGGCATGCTCCTCGTCATCTGCGTCATGGTCGCGTGGGAGGGCGCGTGGCGCCTGGCATCCCCGCCCGAGGTCGAGGCCGGCCCCATGCTCCTCGTCGGCGTCATCGGCCTGGTAGCAAACATCGTGTCGCTGGCGATCCTCGCGGGCGGGCGCGAGGCGAACCTCAACATGCGTGCCGCGTTCCTCGAGGTCGCGAACGACGCGCTCGGCTCCCTCGCTGTCATCGTTGCGGCCGGTGCCGAGTGGGCCTTCGGGTGGACGCGCGCCGACGCAATCGCCTCGCTCCTGATCGCCCTCCTCATGGCACCTCGCGCGCTCACGCTCCTGCGCCGCTCTGTCGCGATCCTCATGGAACAGACACCCGCGAGCGTGGACGTGACCGAGCTGCGCGCGCACATGATGGGCGTCGAGGGCGTCCTCGACGTGCACGACCTGCATGTCGCCGCCGTGTCCTCGCACCTCGTGACCGTCACCGCGCACGTGACCGTCACGCACGAGGCCGACGGGCCCTCGCGCGACCGCATCGTCCACGAGCTCGGCGAATGCGCGTGCCACCACTTCCCCATCGCGCACTCCACGTTCCAGCTCGAATGTCCCGAGCACGCGAGCCACGAGCACATCGAGCACTAA